From one Pseudomonadota bacterium genomic stretch:
- a CDS encoding transposase: MDIAGQPHEISVVFHDDAFKPALEKMTIGAGNEKLAYFHINRHRSGSVARAIFGEHFEGILIRDRYAAYNRIGSQWQSCLAHIITKAKEVKREHGLLPQAEKDTATDRFCDRVIAFFKKACDTARKLNSDDIAWESAEGIANRFIKQLSNIRKHPLSFEPAETLRAYLTGPEQKFLFTFLRHPGVPPTNNHAEQSLRHLVIFRKICFGTRSESGIKNHSILSSILQTARRQGVHPRQFLQILLTADTPTAQPALYNNSS, encoded by the coding sequence AAGCGTCGTTTTCCACGATGATGCTTTTAAACCGGCCTTGGAAAAGATGACCATTGGTGCCGGAAATGAAAAACTTGCTTATTTTCACATAAACAGACATCGGTCAGGTAGCGTGGCAAGAGCAATTTTCGGAGAACACTTTGAGGGCATCCTGATTCGTGACCGGTATGCTGCCTATAATCGTATTGGAAGTCAATGGCAGTCCTGTCTGGCGCATATAATTACAAAAGCCAAAGAAGTCAAACGAGAACATGGATTACTGCCGCAAGCCGAAAAAGACACTGCAACAGACCGCTTTTGTGATCGGGTCATAGCCTTTTTCAAAAAAGCCTGTGACACAGCAAGGAAGTTAAACTCCGATGATATAGCCTGGGAATCAGCGGAAGGAATCGCTAATCGCTTTATCAAACAACTTTCCAACATCCGCAAACATCCGCTTTCGTTCGAACCCGCAGAAACATTGAGGGCTTATCTGACAGGGCCGGAACAAAAGTTCCTTTTTACTTTCCTCCGGCATCCCGGTGTACCGCCTACCAACAATCATGCAGAACAGTCTCTAAGGCACCTTGTTATCTTCCGCAAAATATGTTTTGGAACCCGATCAGAAAGCGGCATAAAAAACCATAGCATTCTTTCAAGCATATTACAAACCGCCAGAAGGCAGGGTGTTCACCCAAGACAATTCCTGCAAATCCTTCTCACAGCCGACACTCCGACAGCTCAGCCTGCACTTTACAATAATTCAAGCTGA